The following proteins are encoded in a genomic region of Candidatus Diapherotrites archaeon:
- a CDS encoding AAA family ATPase, producing the protein MPNVFERKGREAQVFRSEAVLYPEHVPAVLPHRDAEIDALVFALKPVSEGKKPQHVFVFGKTGTGKTASVKFVLNELEEFSDRAKGLYLNCFEYNSRHSILSAIANFLKAAVPRRGIATDEVYSKILEMLKKADFAPIVVLDEAEQLLAEPEEAKVFYDLLRVIEFCDKRFGLILISNDPALVSRLDERVRSSLHVQDIAFNPYSPKQLKDILAERCKYAFLPGSLDDEVINVAAGHASRLGGDARIAIECLWRAGKEAEKENSQKVSILHLKKAFALVDEHPFKKVLPSLNDSELLVLQLLCSHDDALSGELFKAFSEKSGQKLSLRRFRDIVSKLEHLNLVSAPLVESGMHGKSRKISLAVSSALLSEEMKKLHAAGNSPNVAGAQKKA; encoded by the coding sequence ATGCCGAATGTTTTCGAGAGAAAGGGCAGGGAAGCTCAGGTTTTCCGCAGCGAGGCAGTGCTGTACCCTGAGCATGTGCCGGCTGTCCTGCCGCACAGGGATGCGGAAATCGACGCGCTTGTCTTTGCATTGAAACCGGTTTCAGAGGGCAAGAAGCCGCAGCACGTTTTTGTTTTCGGGAAAACCGGAACGGGAAAGACCGCGAGCGTCAAATTCGTTTTGAACGAGCTTGAGGAATTTTCGGACAGGGCGAAAGGCCTTTACCTGAACTGCTTTGAGTACAATTCCCGCCACTCGATCCTGTCGGCAATCGCAAACTTTTTGAAGGCGGCTGTGCCGAGGCGCGGGATCGCAACCGACGAGGTGTATTCGAAAATCCTTGAAATGCTCAAAAAAGCGGATTTTGCTCCGATAGTTGTGCTGGATGAGGCGGAACAGCTGCTTGCCGAGCCGGAAGAGGCCAAGGTTTTCTATGACCTCCTGCGCGTCATAGAGTTTTGCGACAAGCGCTTCGGCCTCATACTGATTTCAAACGACCCCGCACTGGTTTCAAGGCTTGACGAGCGCGTGAGAAGTTCATTGCACGTGCAGGACATTGCCTTCAACCCCTATTCACCGAAGCAGCTGAAGGACATACTTGCGGAAAGGTGCAAGTATGCGTTCCTGCCGGGAAGCCTTGACGATGAAGTCATAAACGTCGCGGCCGGCCATGCCTCGCGCCTTGGCGGGGACGCGAGGATTGCGATTGAATGTTTGTGGCGCGCGGGCAAGGAAGCTGAAAAGGAGAATTCGCAGAAGGTTTCCATTCTGCACCTGAAAAAGGCGTTCGCGCTTGTCGACGAGCACCCGTTCAAAAAAGTCCTTCCCTCGCTGAATGATTCCGAACTCCTGGTTTTGCAATTGCTTTGTTCGCATGACGATGCGCTGTCAGGCGAGCTTTTCAAGGCGTTTTCGGAGAAGTCCGGGCAAAAGCTTTCATTGAGGAGATTTCGCGACATTGTTTCAAAGCTTGAGCATTTGAACCTTGTCAGCGCGCCGCTCGTTGAAAGCGGAATGCATGGCAAGTCCCGCAAGATTTCACTCGCGGTTTCTTCAGCATTGCTTTCAGAGGAAATGAAAAAGCTGCACGCGGCAGGAAATTCCCCGAATGTTGCCGGCGCGCAGAAAAAGGCGTGA
- a CDS encoding cytosolic protein, with amino-acid sequence MKEHIAEFHTARLQSLEKTSLKELLKRKNPYLYRAKNLVTASELVTSILDAKLSSSEEEIFGEFLEHLAIFVAEKTLNATKSSASGIDFEFQTKKTRHLVSVKSGLNWGNSSQWKALENDFKTAMRIVKQNRNISDVQCILGISYGNQKTLVKKGFITQMCGQNFWNRISGTKDFYILIVDPIGYRSKKLNDSFRQRKSEVINKFTGEFINDFCNKNGAILWNKVIEFNSGNARL; translated from the coding sequence GTGAAAGAACACATAGCAGAATTTCACACCGCACGCCTACAGAGTTTGGAAAAAACAAGCCTCAAAGAACTCTTGAAGCGGAAGAATCCTTACTTATATAGGGCGAAAAATCTTGTAACCGCAAGCGAGCTAGTTACATCTATACTGGACGCCAAGTTATCTTCATCAGAGGAAGAGATTTTTGGAGAATTTTTGGAGCACTTGGCAATTTTTGTCGCGGAAAAAACCCTTAACGCAACGAAATCTTCTGCATCAGGGATTGATTTTGAATTTCAAACAAAGAAAACGAGACATCTGGTATCTGTAAAGTCTGGATTGAATTGGGGCAATAGCAGCCAATGGAAAGCATTGGAAAATGATTTCAAAACCGCAATGCGTATAGTGAAGCAGAACAGGAATATATCTGATGTTCAGTGCATTTTGGGCATATCGTATGGAAATCAGAAAACATTGGTGAAGAAAGGTTTCATAACCCAAATGTGCGGTCAGAATTTCTGGAATAGGATAAGCGGAACCAAGGATTTCTATATTCTGATAGTTGACCCGATAGGATATCGATCTAAAAAACTCAATGATTCTTTCAGACAACGCAAGAGCGAAGTTATAAACAAGTTTACCGGAGAGTTCATTAACGATTTTTGTAACAAAAATGGTGCTATACTGTGGAATAAGGTCATAGAATTTAATTCCGGAAATGCCCGGCTTTGA
- a CDS encoding DUF814 domain-containing protein translates to MRLKLSLSKSLQQNASDYFGRGKAAKKKLEGLAEAESAIRDRIAALEKKTLGLSAESGRLVPSRKRKKEWFEAFHWFFSSDNFLVIGGRDAKSNETAIKKHMLPADVFFHAEVFGAPHCIVKCESGNAPRQTLEEAAIFAASFSKAWEQKLSSVDVYSASPEQVSKSAKSGESIGKGAFMVYGDRQWFRKTPIGLSIGVEKTDGGLRVVSGPGAAVKKHAAFSVLLRQGAMQKSDCAKKILSEFEKKFGRKCVALDEIMSMLPNGGIEVKTVN, encoded by the coding sequence ATGCGCCTGAAACTAAGCCTTTCAAAGTCTTTGCAGCAGAACGCATCCGATTATTTCGGCAGGGGCAAGGCCGCCAAAAAAAAGCTTGAAGGGCTGGCGGAAGCCGAAAGCGCGATAAGGGACAGGATTGCAGCCCTCGAGAAAAAAACGCTGGGCCTCTCAGCCGAGTCAGGCAGGCTGGTGCCTTCAAGGAAACGCAAAAAGGAATGGTTCGAGGCCTTCCACTGGTTTTTTTCAAGCGACAACTTTCTTGTCATCGGCGGAAGGGACGCGAAAAGCAATGAAACAGCAATCAAAAAGCACATGCTTCCGGCCGACGTTTTTTTCCACGCCGAGGTTTTCGGCGCCCCGCACTGCATAGTGAAATGCGAAAGCGGCAATGCGCCCCGGCAGACGCTTGAGGAAGCGGCAATTTTCGCGGCATCCTTTTCAAAGGCATGGGAGCAGAAGCTTTCCAGCGTCGACGTCTATTCGGCTTCCCCGGAACAGGTTTCAAAGTCCGCGAAATCAGGGGAAAGCATCGGAAAAGGCGCGTTCATGGTTTACGGCGACAGGCAGTGGTTCAGGAAAACGCCCATCGGCCTTTCAATCGGCGTGGAAAAGACCGATGGAGGGCTGCGCGTTGTTTCCGGGCCTGGTGCGGCGGTGAAAAAACACGCGGCTTTTTCCGTACTGCTCAGGCAGGGCGCAATGCAGAAAAGCGACTGCGCTAAAAAAATCCTGTCCGAATTCGAAAAAAAGTTCGGCAGGAAATGCGTTGCCCTTGACGAGATAATGTCAATGCTTCCGAACGGCGGCATCGAAGTGAAAACAGTGAACTGA
- a CDS encoding site-2 protease family protein, which translates to MEAKLSVFDWPSLIDDREKRDLLIAWVALSIAFGLSFARNGGLLFSFATSFLAVGTGFIFHELGHKFAGIHYGASAGFRKWDFGLGLALLLGAMSFFTGFGFIFAAPGATYIYSESISRKQNGLISLVGPAINIALALALFLLSIFSAMFFPSGLIAGVLLFAAIINLYLAFFNMLPIPPLDGSKVIVWNPVIWGVVFVPLLFLFYFSGIL; encoded by the coding sequence ATGGAAGCCAAATTAAGCGTATTCGACTGGCCGTCGCTGATTGATGACAGGGAAAAACGGGATTTGCTTATTGCGTGGGTTGCCTTGTCAATCGCGTTCGGATTGAGCTTTGCCCGTAACGGCGGCCTGCTGTTTTCCTTTGCGACAAGCTTTCTCGCGGTCGGCACCGGCTTCATTTTCCATGAGCTCGGCCACAAGTTTGCCGGCATACATTACGGCGCAAGCGCGGGCTTCAGGAAATGGGATTTCGGCCTGGGCCTGGCCTTGCTGCTCGGCGCGATGTCTTTCTTCACGGGCTTCGGATTCATTTTCGCGGCTCCCGGCGCGACGTACATCTATTCCGAAAGCATTTCAAGGAAGCAGAACGGCTTAATCTCGCTTGTCGGCCCGGCAATCAACATTGCCCTGGCGCTAGCGCTTTTCCTGTTGAGCATTTTTTCCGCGATGTTTTTCCCTTCCGGGCTCATTGCCGGCGTCCTGCTGTTTGCCGCGATAATCAACCTCTACCTTGCGTTTTTCAACATGCTGCCGATTCCGCCGCTTGACGGCAGCAAGGTCATAGTCTGGAACCCGGTAATCTGGGGCGTTGTTTTCGTGCCGCTGCTTTTCCTGTTCTATTTTTCGGGCATACTTTGA
- a CDS encoding class I SAM-dependent methyltransferase codes for MPSVRAAQATVPADPRLLHHLGIEPGSKILFFAGYTGNWAKALAEQAEVHFTDASAGMVRRARLLQEQNPEGTRIRSFRTREASRIPLSKNRFDWSVSFEPFPLYWGGGLPLSLLRSLLNRKGAKIVISNPDNVGFERNVLAVIARAYGASWNKREFDLLVREGPFASGRPEPKSHAVFSLETNDPARHKAMQDLKVLRACRTEGIETLDGLFSEPHVMRLGISREQLLESLRRLNVLGRLVRPDLTKSIGE; via the coding sequence GTGCCGAGCGTGAGAGCGGCCCAGGCAACAGTGCCTGCGGATCCGCGCCTTTTACATCATCTCGGCATTGAGCCTGGCAGCAAAATTCTTTTTTTCGCCGGCTACACCGGCAATTGGGCAAAGGCTTTGGCGGAACAGGCGGAAGTCCATTTCACGGACGCTTCCGCCGGCATGGTGCGGCGTGCAAGGCTTTTGCAGGAGCAGAATCCTGAGGGCACGCGCATCCGTTCGTTCAGGACGCGTGAAGCGTCAAGGATTCCACTTTCCAAAAACAGGTTTGACTGGAGCGTTTCATTCGAGCCTTTTCCGCTGTATTGGGGCGGTGGCCTGCCATTGTCGTTGTTGCGCAGCCTTCTGAACCGCAAAGGGGCAAAAATAGTTATTTCCAATCCGGATAATGTTGGATTTGAACGGAATGTACTGGCTGTGATTGCGCGCGCTTATGGCGCGTCCTGGAACAAAAGGGAATTCGATTTGCTTGTCAGGGAAGGCCCGTTTGCTTCCGGTCGGCCGGAGCCGAAAAGCCATGCAGTGTTTTCGCTTGAAACAAACGACCCGGCGCGGCATAAGGCAATGCAGGATTTGAAAGTTTTGCGCGCGTGCCGCACGGAAGGCATTGAAACACTTGACGGCCTGTTTTCCGAGCCGCATGTCATGCGCCTGGGCATTTCACGGGAACAGCTGCTTGAAAGCCTCAGGCGCCTGAACGTGCTCGGAAGGCTTGTGAGGCCCGACCTGACAAAGTCAATTGGCGAATAG
- a CDS encoding winged helix-turn-helix transcriptional regulator yields MDVTLSHSDFKALSSGTRAKILKLLAERNHTMSEISKKLGLAAPTVKQHLDMLSGAGLIEPVGENRKWKYYALSRKGRGIIQKNDSTNILIVMAATFVALVVMLFNLVGQFGRTAVPLQAMQKTASESGIAGSAADALRTETATVPQTIPAPAGFDPIVLNAIIVIALVIALAYLLSRLSKKGEGI; encoded by the coding sequence ATGGACGTAACATTGTCGCACAGCGATTTCAAGGCGTTGTCCTCGGGCACGCGCGCGAAAATCCTGAAGCTGCTCGCGGAACGCAATCACACTATGTCCGAGATTTCAAAAAAGCTCGGCCTTGCAGCGCCCACAGTGAAACAGCACCTTGACATGCTGTCCGGAGCCGGGCTCATAGAACCGGTCGGGGAAAACAGGAAATGGAAGTATTATGCTCTGTCAAGGAAAGGCAGGGGCATAATCCAGAAAAACGACTCTACAAACATCCTCATTGTAATGGCGGCAACGTTCGTTGCATTGGTTGTCATGCTTTTCAATCTTGTCGGCCAGTTCGGCAGAACTGCCGTGCCATTGCAGGCAATGCAGAAGACCGCCTCCGAAAGCGGCATTGCCGGAAGCGCCGCCGATGCCCTTCGGACGGAAACTGCCACAGTGCCGCAGACGATTCCTGCACCGGCGGGCTTCGACCCAATTGTCCTGAACGCCATAATAGTCATTGCCCTTGTGATTGCCCTGGCATATCTTCTTTCGCGATTGTCGAAAAAAGGCGAAGGAATTTAA
- a CDS encoding TIM barrel protein, which translates to MAKQGLLFGTAGMPLSYKGRSEGAMPFIKSLGLDAMEIEFVRGVYMKEAQAEALGKAAEENGITLTVHAPYYINLNSEKKQTVGMSKSFVFESARIGAIAGAKSICFHAGYYVKATPEETYANIKKAVSEILDKMKSEGVKTVLAPEVSGKKSQFGSLEEVIALGKELDGVQPCIDFAHLHARTGGKMTSLQEFEAVLRQLPKKWLDFLHVHMSGMNFGEKGEKNHLVFGDPGNRFHFEPAIQAFKKLGVKGVVVCESPNVEEDALKMKNCYLQK; encoded by the coding sequence ATGGCAAAACAGGGACTTTTGTTTGGCACGGCGGGAATGCCCCTCTCCTACAAAGGCAGGAGCGAGGGCGCAATGCCTTTCATCAAAAGCCTCGGCCTGGATGCAATGGAAATAGAGTTCGTGCGCGGCGTTTACATGAAAGAGGCGCAGGCGGAGGCATTGGGAAAGGCGGCGGAGGAAAACGGCATCACTTTGACGGTGCACGCGCCATATTACATCAACCTGAATTCGGAAAAAAAGCAGACTGTCGGCATGAGCAAAAGCTTCGTCTTTGAAAGCGCGCGCATCGGCGCGATAGCCGGCGCAAAATCCATCTGCTTCCACGCAGGCTATTACGTCAAGGCGACGCCGGAGGAAACGTACGCGAACATAAAAAAGGCGGTCTCGGAAATACTTGACAAAATGAAATCGGAGGGCGTGAAAACCGTTCTCGCGCCGGAAGTCAGCGGAAAGAAAAGCCAGTTCGGGTCGCTCGAAGAAGTCATTGCTTTGGGAAAGGAACTGGATGGCGTGCAGCCTTGCATCGATTTCGCGCACCTGCACGCGCGGACCGGCGGCAAAATGACTTCGCTGCAGGAATTCGAAGCAGTGCTCAGGCAGTTGCCCAAAAAATGGCTCGATTTCCTGCACGTCCACATGTCAGGCATGAATTTCGGCGAAAAAGGCGAAAAAAACCACCTCGTTTTCGGCGACCCCGGCAACAGGTTCCACTTCGAGCCGGCAATCCAGGCATTCAAAAAGCTCGGAGTGAAAGGCGTTGTGGTCTGCGAATCGCCGAACGTCGAGGAAGACGCATTGAAAATGAAAAACTGTTATTTACAGAAATAA
- a CDS encoding CDC48 family AAA ATPase translates to MPESREIVLKVEEADPTHVGRNIVMLDRVTKQSLDVTSGDIVEIEGSKRTAAVIWPARAEDEGKGVIRMDSYIRRNAGVGLGEKVSVRKAEVREAQKITLAPTQEVRIIASGYDRILKKSFLGRPVVRGDSVWVSAFGSGFVYKVIETAPKGIVKITDFTQLVLKDKPVKGELEGIPQVAYEDIGGLDEQITKVRELIELPMKHPEIFRKLGIIPPKGVLLFGPPGTGKTLLAKAVANETNAHFISVSSPSIMSKFVGEAEERIRDIFKEAEENAPSIIFFDEIDAIAPKRDEVIGEVERRVVAQILSLMDGLEARGNVVVIAATNRVNSIDEALRRPGRFDREIEFGVPDRNSRKNILQIHTRGMPLAKFFSHGNESKRRLSATEEKILDAFNSNSKFEKDELKRALREKELNARERDKAFDETYFPCLKTLVEEKLVKENDFDLDYYAGITHGFVGADLESLTKEAAMKALRRYLPKINLNEDTIPAELLESMEVMKRDFQDALKDVQPSALREITIEIPNVKWSQVGALDAVKAELMQAIEWPLKYPDVFKKMGIRPPTGVLLFGPPGTGKTLLAKAVATESEANFISVKGPELISKWVGESEKGIRQIFRKARQTAPVIVFFDEIDSIASRRGSVTDSGVTERVVNQLLTELDGVEALKNVVFIAATNRPDLIDQGLLRPGRIDKLIKVNAPDEKGRLAILKIHTRNVPLSKEVSLEAIAGQTRGFSGADLEGLVREAALISLDKNKMKAKQVLPEDFADALKKVRPSVNEETEEAYESFEDHYSDFRPSYVR, encoded by the coding sequence ATGCCTGAAAGCAGGGAAATTGTCCTGAAAGTCGAGGAAGCCGACCCCACTCACGTCGGCCGCAACATTGTCATGCTTGACAGGGTGACAAAGCAGTCTCTTGACGTCACTTCCGGCGACATCGTTGAAATCGAGGGCTCAAAGCGCACCGCCGCAGTCATCTGGCCGGCGCGCGCCGAGGATGAAGGCAAGGGCGTTATCCGCATGGACTCCTACATCAGGCGCAATGCGGGGGTAGGCCTGGGCGAAAAGGTTTCAGTGCGCAAGGCTGAGGTAAGGGAGGCGCAGAAAATAACCCTTGCCCCGACTCAGGAAGTCCGCATAATCGCGTCAGGCTACGACCGCATACTCAAAAAAAGCTTTCTCGGCAGGCCGGTTGTAAGGGGCGACAGCGTCTGGGTTTCGGCTTTCGGCTCCGGCTTTGTCTACAAGGTCATTGAAACCGCGCCGAAAGGCATTGTCAAAATAACTGATTTTACGCAGCTTGTGCTGAAAGACAAGCCGGTGAAAGGCGAGCTGGAGGGGATTCCGCAGGTCGCATACGAGGACATCGGAGGATTGGACGAGCAGATAACCAAGGTGCGCGAGCTCATAGAACTGCCGATGAAGCATCCTGAGATTTTCCGCAAGCTCGGCATCATTCCGCCAAAAGGAGTGCTGTTGTTCGGCCCGCCCGGAACCGGAAAGACACTGCTCGCAAAAGCCGTGGCAAATGAAACCAACGCGCATTTCATTTCAGTGAGCTCTCCGAGCATAATGAGCAAGTTTGTCGGCGAGGCCGAGGAAAGGATCAGGGACATTTTCAAGGAAGCCGAGGAAAACGCGCCTTCGATAATATTTTTCGACGAAATCGACGCGATTGCGCCCAAGCGCGACGAGGTCATTGGAGAGGTGGAGCGCAGGGTTGTGGCGCAAATCCTTTCACTCATGGACGGCCTCGAGGCGCGGGGGAACGTTGTCGTGATTGCCGCCACAAACCGGGTCAACTCGATTGACGAGGCACTGCGCAGGCCGGGGCGGTTTGACCGCGAAATAGAGTTCGGGGTCCCTGACAGGAACTCGCGCAAGAACATTCTGCAGATCCACACGCGCGGCATGCCCCTGGCGAAATTCTTTTCGCACGGCAACGAGTCCAAGCGCAGGCTTTCCGCAACCGAGGAAAAAATCCTTGACGCCTTCAATTCCAACTCCAAATTTGAAAAGGACGAGTTGAAGAGGGCATTGCGCGAAAAAGAGCTGAATGCAAGGGAACGGGACAAGGCGTTCGATGAAACGTATTTTCCGTGCCTGAAAACGCTTGTCGAGGAAAAGCTTGTCAAGGAAAACGATTTCGACCTCGACTATTATGCGGGGATAACGCACGGCTTTGTCGGCGCTGACCTTGAAAGCCTGACAAAGGAAGCGGCAATGAAGGCATTGCGCCGCTACCTTCCGAAAATCAACCTCAACGAGGACACGATTCCCGCTGAATTGCTTGAAAGCATGGAAGTAATGAAACGCGATTTCCAGGACGCACTGAAGGACGTGCAGCCATCCGCCTTGCGCGAGATAACAATCGAGATTCCGAACGTGAAATGGTCGCAGGTCGGGGCGCTTGACGCAGTCAAAGCAGAACTGATGCAGGCAATCGAATGGCCGCTCAAATACCCTGATGTTTTCAAGAAAATGGGGATAAGGCCTCCGACCGGAGTATTGTTGTTCGGCCCGCCCGGAACGGGAAAGACGCTTCTGGCGAAGGCGGTCGCAACGGAAAGCGAGGCCAACTTCATTTCAGTGAAAGGCCCCGAACTTATAAGCAAATGGGTGGGGGAAAGCGAGAAGGGCATAAGGCAGATTTTCAGGAAGGCGAGGCAGACCGCGCCCGTCATAGTTTTCTTCGACGAAATCGATTCGATTGCATCAAGGCGCGGCTCGGTAACGGATTCCGGAGTGACCGAAAGAGTGGTGAACCAGCTTTTGACCGAGCTTGACGGAGTGGAGGCGCTGAAAAACGTCGTCTTCATCGCCGCGACGAACCGGCCGGATTTAATCGACCAGGGCTTGCTCAGGCCGGGCAGGATTGACAAGCTCATAAAGGTGAATGCTCCGGACGAGAAAGGCAGGCTTGCAATCCTGAAAATCCACACAAGAAACGTTCCACTGTCAAAGGAAGTTTCCCTTGAGGCCATTGCCGGCCAGACAAGAGGGTTTTCCGGCGCCGACCTGGAAGGGTTGGTGAGGGAAGCCGCGCTGATTTCCCTGGACAAGAACAAGATGAAGGCAAAGCAGGTTCTTCCGGAAGACTTTGCGGATGCGCTCAAAAAAGTCAGGCCATCCGTCAACGAAGAAACCGAGGAAGCCTACGAAAGCTTCGAAGACCACTATTCGGATTTCAGGCCAAGCTACGTGAGATAG
- a CDS encoding Lrp/AsnC family transcriptional regulator, protein MPTGMRFDDDVRIKILEALLSKNAVAPNLSEIKRLTGFHKATIVSSIDFLKAQGMLEGFGPKFNFRKMGYNLETMEIVQADLSKKDVFAKLQAMAQKDPHIYRVSPIIGSGTWNLMLRHIYKDVESYHHNMQRYYEQIPGMYDLIKDKQIIYATEPHYKNVSRTKSIVQLVKLKRGLE, encoded by the coding sequence TTGCCTACCGGGATGCGGTTTGACGACGACGTCAGGATAAAGATTCTTGAGGCTCTGCTTTCGAAGAATGCAGTTGCGCCCAATCTGAGTGAAATAAAGCGGCTCACGGGCTTCCACAAGGCAACGATTGTGTCTTCGATTGACTTTTTGAAAGCGCAGGGCATGCTTGAAGGCTTCGGCCCGAAATTCAATTTCAGGAAAATGGGCTACAATCTCGAGACAATGGAAATAGTGCAGGCTGACTTGTCCAAGAAGGACGTTTTTGCGAAATTGCAGGCAATGGCGCAGAAGGACCCGCACATTTATCGCGTCTCCCCGATAATCGGTTCCGGCACGTGGAACCTGATGCTGAGGCACATCTACAAGGACGTTGAAAGCTATCACCACAACATGCAGCGCTATTACGAGCAGATCCCCGGAATGTACGACCTGATAAAGGACAAGCAGATTATTTACGCGACGGAACCGCATTATAAAAACGTTTCACGCACCAAGTCGATAGTGCAGCTTGTCAAACTGAAGCGCGGCCTTGAGTGA
- a CDS encoding DNA topoisomerase I: protein MILIISEKAIAGKRIAEILAGGRVATKIEGMAQLFEFDYSGRKAVVVPLRGHIVDVDFPKKFSSWLGTDLKQLAKAPIDYVETEKRICDLLRRAGQQVDTVIVATDSDREGESIGVEALRFVKEKNGKAEIKRANFSAIIDKDIKEAFSRLGNVDYNFADSADARREIDLVFGAVLTRFLSLMAGRMGKEFLSMGRVQGPTLWLIVEREKARMKFESTPYWELLALFEKDKKGFEASHKKGRFLKREEAEKVLAKRQEKCVVSKVSKTKKTLSRPIPFNTTGFLRAATGIGISASRAMSLAESLYTNGFISYPRTDNTVYPKNLDLRQILQALREVSEFHSMAEQLLAKKEPVPSRGPKETTDHPPIHPVSACQREKISADEWKVYELVCRHFFATLAEDAQTENLSVEILMKDEPFVARGQVFIKKGWKEFYPYSKASEVILPPLAEGDEVLLKKLDLLSKQTEPPGRYSEGSLISLMESHNLGTKSTRPAIIQKLFQRKYVSGKSSIVPNKIAFAVIDSIEKYDKEIVRPKFTADLETEMDFIAAGKKTKAEVVDQSTDSLLANLGILLQHRDSIAAGLRSALRDDSIVSACNKDGCGGNLILRHGKTGKRFVGCSNYPKCTNSYPLPQKGSITPLNEFCKECNAPMVKVLSQRFSYTMCLNMGCVSKKDWKKKDDNSDKSKAAPGNAADKS, encoded by the coding sequence ATGATACTGATTATTTCCGAAAAGGCCATTGCCGGCAAGAGGATTGCGGAAATCCTTGCCGGCGGCAGGGTTGCCACGAAGATTGAAGGAATGGCCCAGCTTTTTGAATTCGATTATTCCGGCAGGAAGGCAGTGGTCGTTCCATTGCGCGGCCACATTGTCGACGTGGACTTCCCGAAAAAATTTTCAAGCTGGCTTGGCACCGACCTGAAGCAGCTGGCGAAGGCGCCGATTGATTACGTTGAAACGGAAAAGCGCATCTGCGATTTGCTGCGCAGGGCCGGCCAGCAGGTTGACACGGTGATTGTCGCAACCGATTCCGACAGGGAAGGCGAAAGCATCGGAGTGGAGGCGTTGCGCTTTGTGAAGGAAAAAAACGGCAAGGCCGAAATAAAGCGCGCCAATTTTTCCGCGATAATCGACAAGGACATAAAGGAGGCTTTTTCCAGGCTCGGCAACGTAGACTACAATTTTGCGGATTCCGCGGATGCGCGCAGGGAAATAGACCTTGTATTCGGCGCCGTTCTCACAAGATTTCTTTCGCTGATGGCGGGCAGGATGGGCAAGGAATTCCTGTCAATGGGGAGAGTGCAGGGCCCCACCCTCTGGCTAATAGTCGAAAGGGAAAAGGCGAGAATGAAATTCGAGTCAACCCCTTACTGGGAGCTCTTGGCATTGTTTGAAAAGGACAAAAAGGGGTTCGAGGCCTCGCACAAGAAGGGCAGGTTCCTGAAAAGGGAGGAAGCCGAAAAGGTTCTGGCGAAAAGGCAGGAAAAATGCGTTGTCTCGAAGGTTTCAAAGACGAAAAAGACGCTTAGCAGGCCGATTCCATTCAACACCACTGGCTTTTTGCGCGCCGCCACGGGCATCGGCATTTCCGCAAGCAGGGCAATGTCGCTTGCGGAAAGCCTTTACACGAACGGCTTCATTTCGTATCCGAGGACCGACAACACGGTCTATCCCAAAAACCTCGACCTGAGGCAGATATTGCAGGCCTTGCGCGAGGTTTCCGAATTCCATTCAATGGCAGAACAGCTTCTGGCAAAAAAAGAGCCTGTTCCGTCGCGCGGGCCGAAGGAAACAACCGACCACCCGCCAATCCACCCGGTTTCGGCGTGCCAGCGCGAAAAAATCTCGGCTGACGAGTGGAAGGTTTACGAGCTTGTATGCAGGCACTTTTTCGCAACCCTCGCCGAGGACGCCCAGACGGAAAACCTTTCAGTGGAAATCCTCATGAAAGACGAACCCTTTGTCGCAAGGGGCCAGGTTTTCATAAAAAAGGGCTGGAAGGAATTCTATCCTTATTCAAAGGCAAGCGAGGTTATACTGCCGCCGCTCGCCGAAGGAGATGAAGTGCTGCTGAAAAAGCTCGACCTGCTTTCAAAGCAGACCGAGCCGCCCGGCCGGTATTCGGAGGGCTCGCTCATTTCGCTGATGGAAAGCCACAACCTCGGCACGAAATCGACAAGGCCCGCGATAATCCAGAAGCTGTTCCAGAGAAAGTACGTTTCCGGCAAGTCATCGATTGTTCCAAACAAGATAGCATTTGCGGTCATCGACTCGATTGAAAAATACGACAAGGAAATAGTGAGGCCGAAATTCACTGCCGACCTTGAAACCGAAATGGATTTCATTGCGGCGGGAAAGAAGACGAAAGCGGAGGTCGTGGACCAAAGCACTGATTCACTGCTCGCCAACCTCGGAATACTGCTCCAGCACCGCGACAGCATCGCGGCCGGCTTAAGAAGCGCCTTGCGCGACGACTCGATTGTCAGCGCCTGCAACAAGGATGGTTGCGGCGGCAACCTCATTTTGAGGCACGGCAAAACCGGGAAAAGGTTCGTGGGCTGCTCCAATTACCCGAAGTGCACGAATTCGTATCCTTTACCGCAGAAGGGCAGCATAACCCCGTTGAACGAGTTCTGCAAGGAATGCAATGCGCCCATGGTGAAGGTTTTGTCGCAGCGCTTTTCCTACACGATGTGCCTGAACATGGGGTGCGTCTCGAAAAAGGACTGGAAAAAGAAGGACGACAATTCAGATAAAAGCAAAGCTGCACCCGGAAATGCGGCGGACAAAAGCTAA